A single region of the Peromyscus eremicus chromosome 16_21, PerEre_H2_v1, whole genome shotgun sequence genome encodes:
- the Vps52 gene encoding vacuolar protein sorting-associated protein 52 homolog has protein sequence MAAAATMAAAARELVLRAGASDMEEEEGPLGGASGLQEPLQLGELDITSDEFILDEVDVHIQANLEDELVKEALRTGVDLRHYSKQVELELQQIEQKSIRDYIQESENIASLHNQITACDAVLERMEQMLGAFQSDLSSISSEIRTLQEQSGAMNIRLRNRQAVRGKLGELVDGLVVPSTLVTAILEAPVTEAGFLEQLQELDTKAAAVREQEARGTAACADVRGVLDRLRVKAVTKIREFILQKIYSFRKPMTNYQIPQTALLKYRFFYQFLLGNERATAKEIRDEYVETLSKIYLSYFRSYLGRLMKVQYEEVAEKDDLMGVEDTAKKGFFSKPSLRSRNTIFTLGTRGAVISPTELEAPILVPHTAQRGEQRYPFEALFRSQHYALLDNSCREYLFICEFFVVSGPAAHDLFHAVMGRTLAMTLKHLESYLADCYDAIAVFLCIHIVLRFRNIAAKRDVPALDRYWEQVLALLWPRFELILEMNVQSVRSTDPQRLGGLDTRPHYITRRYAEFSSALVSINQTIPNERTLQLLGQLQVEVENFVLRVAAEFSSRKEQLVFLINNYDMMLGVLMERAAEDSKEVESFQQLLNARTQEFIEELLSPPFGGLVAFVKEAEGLIERGQADRLRGEEARVTQLIRGFGSSWKASVESLSQDVMRSFTNFRNGTSIIQGALTQLIQLYHRFHRVLAQPQLRALPARAELINIHHLMVELKKHKPNF, from the exons ATGGCAGCCGCGGCGACCATGGCGGCTGCTGCTCGGGAGCTGGTGTTGCGGGCCGGGGCCTCAgatatggaggaggaggagggcccgCTG GGGGGTGCTTCTGGACTCCAAGAGCCCCTGCAACTTGGGGAGTTGGATATCACCTCCGATGAATTCATCCTGGATGAAGTGGATG TTCACATCCAGGCAAATCTGGAGGATGAACTAGTGAAGGAGGCTCTCAGAACG GGTGTGGATCTGCGACACTATTCAAAGCAggtggagctggagctgcagcagATTGAGCAGAAATCGATCCGGGACT ACATCCAAGAGAGTGAGAACATAGCGTCTCTGCACAATCAGATCACAGCCTGTGACGCTGTCCTGGAG CGCATGGAGCAGATGTTGGGAGCTTTTCAGAGTGACCTCAGCTCCATCAGCTCTGAGATCCGGACCCTGCAGGAGCAGTCAGGAGCCATGAACATCCGACTTCGCAACCGACAGGCAGTTCGGGGGAAGCTTGGAGAACTTGTAGATGGGCTAGTGGTACCCTCTACTCTGGTCAC AGCAATTCTGGAAGCTCCAGTGACAGAGGCCGGGTTCctggagcagctgcaggagctggaCACCAAGGCAGCCGCGGTCAGAGAGCAGGAGGCCAGAGGTACAGCTGCCTGTGCAGACGTCAGAGGCGTGCTGGACCGGCTCCGGGTCAAG GCAGTGACAAAGATCCGCGAGTTCATCCTCCAGAAGATTTATTCATTCAGAAAGCCCATGACCAACTATCAGATCCCCCAGACAGCCCTGCTGAAGTACAG GTTTTTCTATCAGTTCCTGTTGGGCAACGAGCGAGCAACAGCCAAGGAGATCAGGGATGAATACGTGGAGACGCTGAGCAAGATCTACCTGTCTTACTTCCGCTCCTACCTGGGGCGGCTCATGAAAGTGCAG TACGAGGAAGTTGCCGAGAAAGACGATCTAATGGGTGTGGAAGACACAGCAAAGAAAG GATTCTTCTCGAAGCCGTCCCTCCGAAGCAGGAACACCATCTTCACCCTGGGCACCCGTGGTGCTGTCATCTCCCCCACTGAGCTCGAGGCCCCCATCCTGGTGCCCCACACTGCCCAGCGTGGAGAGCAGAGG TATCCGTTCGAGGCTCTCTTCCGCAGCCAGCACTACGCCCTCCTCGACAATTCTTGCCGTGAATATCTTTTCATCTGTGAATTCTTTGTCGTATCTGGCCCAGCTGCTCATGACCTGTTCCATGCTGTCATGGGCCGCACACTCGCCATGACTCTG AAACACCTGGAGTCCTACCTGGCCGACTGCTACGACGCCATTGCTGTTTTCCTCTGTATCCACATTGTTCTCCGATTCCGCAACATCGCGGCCAAGAGGGATGTCCCTGCCCTGGACAG GTACTGGGAGCAGGTACTTGCCTTGCTGTGGCCTCGGTTTGAGCTGATCCTGGAGATGAATGTCCAGAGTGTCCGCAGCACCGACCCCCAGCGCCTTGGAGGCCTGGACACTCGGCCCCACTAT ATCACACGCCGCTATGCTGAGTTCTCCTCTGCCCTTGTGAGCATCAACCAGACCATCCCCAATGAGCGCACCCTGCAGCTGCTGGGACAGCTACAG GTGGAGGTGGAGAATTTTGTCCTCCGAGTGGCTGCTGAGTTCTCCTCCAGGAAGGAGCAGCTTGTGTTTCTGATCAACAACTACGACATGATGCTGGGTGTGCTGATG GAGCGGGCAGCTGAGGACAGCAAGGAGGTGGAGAGTTTCCAGCAGCTGCTCAATGCTCGCACACAG GAATTCATTGAAGAGCTGCTGTCTCCCCCCTTCGGGGGTCTGGTGGCGTTTGTGAAGGAGGCTGAAGGTTTGATTGAGCGTGGACAGGCCGATCGACTTCGGGGGGAAGAAG CCCGAGTCACTCAGCTGATCCGCGGTTTTGGTAGTTCCTGGAAGGCCTCAGTGGAGTCTCTGAGTCAGGACGTAATGCGGAGTTTCACCAACTTTCGAAATGGAACCAGCATCATCCAG GGGGCGCTGACCCAGCTGATCCAGCTCTACCATCGCTTCCACCGGGTGCTGGCACAGCCACAGCTCCGGGCGCTGCCGGCCAGGGCGGAGCTCATCAACATTCATCACCTCATGGTGGAGCTCAAGAAACACAAGCCCAACTTCTGA
- the Rps18 gene encoding small ribosomal subunit protein uS13, with protein sequence MSLVIPEKFQHILRVLNTNIDGRRKIAFAITAIKGVGRRYAHVVLRKADIDLTKRAGELTEDEVERVITIMQNPRQYKIPDWFLNRQKDVKDGKYSQVLANGLDNKLREDLERLKKIRAHRGLRHFWGLRVRGQHTKTTGRRGRTVGVSKKK encoded by the exons ATG TCTCTAGTGATCCCTGAGAAGTTCCAGCACATTCTGCGCGTACTCAACACCAACATCGATGGGCGGCGGAAAATAGCCTTTGCCATCACTGCCATTAAG GGTGTGGGGCGGAGATATGCTCATGTGGTGTTGAGGAAAGCAGACATTGACCTCACCAAGAGGGCTGGAGAACTCACGGAGGACGAGGTGGAACGTGTGATCACCATCATGCAGAATCCACGACAGTACAAGATCCCAGACTGGTTCTTGAACAGACAGAAGGACGTGAAGGACGGGAAGTACAGccag GTTCTGGCCAATGGTCTAGACAATAAGCTGCGTGAGGACCTGGAGCGTCTCAAGAAGATTAGAGCCCACAGGGGGCTGCGCCACTTTTGGGG CCTTCGTGTCCGAGGTCAGCACACCAAGACCACTGGCCGCCGGGGTCGTACTGTGGGTGTTTCCAAGAAGAAATGA
- the B3galt4 gene encoding beta-1,3-galactosyltransferase 4 — translation MSLSLFRRLLLAVLLLVTIWTLFGPSGFGEELLSLSLASLLPAPASPGPPLALPRLLISNPQACRGPGPPPFLLILVCTAPEHLNQRNAIRGSWGAIREARGFRVQTLFLLGEPVGQHLPDLASESAAQEDILQASFQDSYRNLTLKTLSGLNWVNKYCPMARYILKTDDDVYVNVPELVSELIQRGGPSEPWQKGQEPQEETTAVHEEHKGQTVPLLYLGRLHWRVNPSRTPGSRHYVSEELWPETWGPFPPYASGTGYVLSVSAVQLILRVASQVPPLPLEDVFVGVSARRGGLAPTHCVKLAGATHYPLDRCCYGKFLLTSHKVDPWKMQEAWRLVSGLDGQRTEPLCSWLQGLLGVLRCRFIAWLSSS, via the coding sequence ATGTCCCTCAGCCTCTTCCGGCGCCTCCTCCTGGCAGTCCTGCTACTGGTGACCATCTGGACCCTCTTTGGGCCCTCAGGCTTCGGGGAGGAGCTGCTGAGCCTATCCCTGGCGTCCCTGCTGCCAGCCCCAGCCTCACCAGGGCCGCCCCTGGCCCTGCCGCGCCTCTTGATTTCCAACCCCCAGGCCTGCCGTGGCCCCGgacctcctcccttcctgctcatCCTGGTGTGTACAGCTCCGGAGCACCTGAACCAGAGGAACGCCATTCGGGGGTCTTGGGGCGCCATCCGTGAGGCCCGGGGTTTCAGGGTGCAGACGCTCTTCCTCCTGGGAGAACCTGTAGGACAGCACCTCCCCGACCTAGCCTCGGAGTCAGCAGCGCAGGAGGACATCTTGCAGGCCTCCTTTCAGGATTCCTACCGCAACCTCACCCTCAAGACCCTCAGCGGGCTGAACTGGGTGAATAAATATTGTCCTATGGCCCGCTACATTCTCAAGACGGACGACGACGTGTATGTCAATGTCCCAGAGCTGGTGTCAGAGCTGATCCAGAGAGGGGGCCCTTCAGAGCCATGGCAGAAGGGCCAGGAGCCACAGGAAGAGACCACAGCTGTCCACGAAGAGCACAAAGGGCAGACAGTCCCACTTCTGTATCTAGGCCGACTGCACTGGAGGGTGAACCCCAGTCGGACACCAGGGTCCCGGCACTATGTGTCAGAAGAGCTGTGGCCAGAAACCTGGGGTCCTTTCCCGCCTTACGCCTCGGGCACAGGGTATGTGCTGTCCGTCTCTGCTGTGCAGCTCATTCTGAGGGTGGCCAGCCAGGTGCCGCCTCTACCTCTAGAGGACGTCTTTGTGGGAGTGAGTGCAAGGCGAGGGGGCCTTGCCCCCACACACTGCGTCAAGCTGGCTGGTGCCACCCACTACCCCCTGGACAGGTGCTGTTACGGGAAATTCCTGCTAACATCCCACAAGGTGGATCCCTGGAAAATGCAGGAAGCCTGGAGGCTGGTGAGCGGACTGGATGGGCAAAGGACTGAGCCCTTGTGTTCCTGGCTCCAGGGACTCCTGGGTGTCTTGAGGTGCCGGTTCATAGCCTGGctcagcagcagctga